Proteins encoded in a region of the Triticum dicoccoides isolate Atlit2015 ecotype Zavitan chromosome 3A, WEW_v2.0, whole genome shotgun sequence genome:
- the LOC119271914 gene encoding uncharacterized protein LOC119271914, translating into MVGSAGDLYASVQKLDGSYVLPGANIDALLRPAVPSPAAAPNISLLRLPNPSPAFFRCGHCHSPGYATERALKVKMSTTTAAAMSMKLLVDTKAGRVLFAEAGKDVVDFLFSLLALPVGTAVKLLGPDSMVGGAGDLYASVQKLDGSYVLPGANTDALLCPAVPSPAAAPSISLSLLGLPSPSPAFFRCGYCHSPGYVTEVRGAKCPRCGSHMADAIQCVRPDSGDSGQAAAGGARGFVQGVVTYTVMDNLAVTPMSAISSITLLNTFAVRGLGALQEMTVRIGYKEGLAILKAALQSKTVLTDVFLAGCKTGPVYD; encoded by the exons ATGGTCGGAAGCGCCGGCGACCTCTACGCCAGCGTCCAgaagctcgatggctcctacgtccTGCCCGGGGCCAACATCGACGCGCTCCTACGCCCCGCCGTGCCCTCACCTGCGGCGGCCCCCAACATCTCCCTCCTCCGCCTGCCGAACCCATCGCCAGCTTTCTTCAGGTGCGGCCATTGCCATAGCCCCGGCTATGCGACGGAA AGAGCTCTCAAGGTGAAGATGTCGACCACCACCGCGGCCGCGATGAGCATGAAGCTGCTGGTGGACACCAAGGCCGGGCGCGTGCTGTTCGCGGAGGCCGGCAAGGACGTCGTCGActtcctcttctccctcctcgccctGCCTGTCGGCACGGCCGTCAAGCTGCTCGGGCCGGACTCAATGGTCGGGGGCGCCGGCGACCTCTACGCCAGCGTCCAGAAGCTCGACGGCTCCTACGTCCTGCCCGGGGCGAACACCGACGCGCTCCTATGCCCCGCCGTGCCCTCGCCGGCGGCGGCCCCCAGCATCTCCCTGTCCCTCCTCGGCCTGCCGAGCCCGTCGCCGGCTTTCTTCAGGTGCGGCTATTGTCACAGCCCGGGCTACGTGACGGAGGTGAGAGGCGCCAAGTGCCCCAGATGTGGCAGCCATATGGCGGACGCGATCCAGTGCGTGCGGCCCGATTCCGGCGACTCCGGGCAGGCCGCCGCCGGAGGGGCGAGAGGGTTCGTGCAGGGCGTGGTGACGTACACGGTGATGGACAACCTCGCCGTGACCCCCATGTCCGCCATCTCCAGCATCACCCTGCTCAACACCTTCGCCgtcaggggcctcggcgcgctccaggAGATGACCGTGCGGATCGGCTACAAGGAG GGTTTGGCGATTCTCAAGGCGGCGCTGCAGTCCAAGACTGTCCTCACCGACGTCTTCCTCGCCGGCTGCAAGACAGGTCCGGTGTACGACTGA